In Terriglobia bacterium, a genomic segment contains:
- the ahcY gene encoding adenosylhomocysteinase: MKTDVKDSVHPFRAAEQAGRAPFKVADLGLYELGRKEIRLAEQEMPGLMSVRARYRGKKPLLGARITGSLHMTIQTAVLIETLEDLGADVRWASCNIFSTQDHAAAAVVVGRSDAGGTPERPKGVPVFAWKGETLEEYWWCTREALTWPDGSGPTSIVDDGGDATLLVHKGVEFESGGRVPAFDPANDPEEWGVILEVLRRLQADEPGRWARVAASIRGVSEETTTGVHRLYQMQEAGKLLFTAINVNDSVTKSKFDNVYGCRHSVVDGLNRASDVMIGGKVAVVCGFGEVGKGCAQALRGQGCRVIVTEIDPICALQAAMEGYAVKTVEDMVETADIFITATGNKDVITAAHMARMKDKAIVGNIGHFDNEIDMAGLKKVAGIERIPIKPQYDEWRFPDGHSVMILAEGRLLNLGCATGHPSFVMSSSFTNQVIAQLEFYLHPERYEKKVYMLPKTLDEEVARLHLGQLGVTLTRLTREQSEYVGIPLDGPYKPDHYRY; the protein is encoded by the coding sequence ATGAAGACTGACGTGAAGGACTCCGTTCACCCGTTCCGAGCTGCGGAGCAGGCGGGTCGCGCGCCGTTCAAGGTCGCCGATCTGGGTCTATACGAGCTGGGGCGGAAGGAGATCCGGCTCGCGGAGCAGGAGATGCCGGGCCTGATGTCCGTTCGCGCGCGTTACCGGGGGAAGAAGCCGCTTCTCGGTGCCCGGATCACGGGCAGCCTTCACATGACCATCCAGACGGCGGTCCTGATCGAGACACTGGAGGATCTCGGGGCAGACGTCCGGTGGGCCTCGTGCAACATCTTCTCCACGCAGGATCATGCGGCGGCAGCGGTCGTCGTGGGCCGGTCGGACGCCGGGGGGACTCCCGAGCGTCCCAAGGGCGTGCCGGTGTTCGCTTGGAAGGGGGAGACGCTCGAGGAGTACTGGTGGTGCACTCGGGAGGCGCTCACCTGGCCGGACGGCTCCGGCCCCACCTCGATCGTGGACGACGGCGGCGACGCGACGCTCCTGGTCCACAAGGGGGTGGAGTTCGAGAGCGGGGGGCGAGTGCCCGCGTTCGACCCGGCGAACGACCCGGAGGAGTGGGGGGTGATCCTCGAAGTGTTGCGGCGCCTCCAGGCGGACGAGCCGGGGCGGTGGGCGCGGGTCGCGGCCTCGATCCGCGGCGTGAGCGAGGAGACGACGACCGGCGTCCACCGGCTCTACCAGATGCAGGAGGCCGGCAAGCTCCTGTTCACCGCGATCAACGTCAACGACTCGGTCACGAAGAGCAAGTTCGACAACGTCTACGGCTGCCGGCACTCGGTGGTGGACGGGCTCAACCGCGCCAGCGACGTGATGATCGGCGGCAAAGTCGCGGTGGTCTGCGGCTTCGGCGAGGTCGGGAAGGGATGCGCCCAGGCGCTCCGCGGCCAGGGGTGCCGGGTGATCGTCACGGAGATCGACCCGATCTGCGCGCTCCAGGCCGCGATGGAGGGATACGCGGTCAAGACGGTGGAGGACATGGTGGAGACCGCGGACATCTTCATCACGGCCACCGGCAACAAGGACGTGATCACCGCCGCCCACATGGCGAGGATGAAGGACAAGGCGATCGTGGGGAACATCGGCCACTTCGACAACGAGATCGACATGGCCGGCCTCAAGAAGGTCGCCGGGATCGAGAGGATCCCGATCAAGCCGCAGTACGACGAGTGGCGCTTCCCCGACGGCCACTCCGTGATGATCCTGGCGGAGGGGCGGCTCCTGAACCTCGGCTGCGCCACGGGGCACCCGAGCTTCGTGATGTCGTCCTCGTTCACGAACCAGGTCATCGCCCAGCTCGAGTTCTACCTCCACCCCGAGCGGTACGAGAAGAAGGTCTACATGCTTCCGAAGACCCTGGACGAGGAGGTGGCGCGCCTCCACCTCGGACAGCTCGGCGTCACGCTCACCCGCCTGACCCGTGAGCAGTCGGAGTACGTCGGCATCCCGTTGGACGGACCGTACAAACCGGACCATTACCGGTACTGA
- a CDS encoding ABC transporter permease, whose protein sequence is MLGMIFGVGAVIAMLSIGSGAERQAMEMIDRLGLRNILVRSKDLKQEELNEVRKKSPGLSPRDAQAILEAVPGAEVVAPRVRIEPYKILAAGGKTEAKVYGVSYRQAELGRLETAEGRFLDAADERDHAQVCVIGPAVRRDLYGYGPALGRDLKINDVWFEVIGVLHEAGGASSFQGVTVGSTATEIYVPVTTAVREFDRDPLKSPLDEIVVSLDPSASPSRSSSLVRSLLDRLHGGAADFELVVPEALLEQSRRTQRLFNIVMGCIAGISLLVGGIGIMNIMLATVLERTREIGVRRAVGARRSDIRSQFVVESFAISLLGGLAGVVLGVAIAKVVAFYAGWPTVVTLGSIFLSTGVSIAVGLVSGIYPAVRAADLDPIEALRYE, encoded by the coding sequence ATGCTCGGGATGATCTTCGGGGTCGGCGCCGTGATCGCGATGCTCTCCATCGGGAGCGGCGCCGAGCGGCAAGCGATGGAGATGATCGACCGGCTCGGCCTCCGCAACATCCTCGTCCGGTCCAAGGACCTGAAGCAGGAGGAGCTGAACGAGGTCCGCAAGAAGTCGCCGGGGCTCTCCCCCCGCGACGCCCAGGCGATTCTCGAGGCGGTGCCGGGCGCCGAGGTGGTCGCGCCGCGCGTCAGGATCGAGCCCTACAAGATCCTGGCCGCCGGGGGCAAGACCGAGGCGAAGGTGTACGGCGTGTCCTACCGGCAGGCGGAGCTGGGCCGCCTCGAGACCGCGGAGGGCCGATTCCTCGATGCGGCCGATGAGCGGGACCACGCGCAGGTCTGCGTGATCGGCCCGGCGGTCCGCCGGGACCTCTACGGCTACGGTCCCGCGCTGGGCCGCGATCTCAAGATCAACGACGTGTGGTTCGAGGTGATCGGGGTCCTGCACGAGGCCGGCGGCGCCTCGTCGTTCCAGGGCGTGACGGTGGGCTCGACCGCGACGGAGATCTACGTCCCGGTGACCACCGCGGTGCGCGAGTTCGATCGGGACCCGCTGAAATCCCCCCTCGACGAGATCGTGGTCAGCCTCGACCCCTCGGCGTCGCCGAGCCGCTCGTCCTCGCTGGTCCGCTCGCTCCTCGACCGGCTCCACGGCGGGGCCGCGGACTTCGAGCTGGTGGTGCCGGAGGCGCTCCTGGAGCAGAGCCGGCGGACGCAGCGGCTCTTCAACATCGTGATGGGCTGCATCGCGGGGATCTCGCTCCTCGTGGGCGGCATCGGGATCATGAACATCATGCTCGCCACCGTGCTCGAGAGGACGCGGGAGATCGGCGTCCGGCGGGCGGTGGGCGCTCGGCGCTCGGACATCCGCTCGCAGTTCGTCGTCGAGTCGTTCGCGATCAGCCTGCTCGGCGGCCTCGCGGGCGTGGTCCTCGGCGTCGCCATCGCCAAGGTCGTGGCGTTCTACGCGGGATGGCCCACGGTGGTGACGCTCGGGTCGATCTTCCTGTCGACGGGGGTCTCGATCGCGGTCGGCCTCGTGTCGGGGATCTACCCCGCGGTCCGGGCGGCCGATCTCGATCCGATCGAGGCGCTGAGGTATGAGTGA
- a CDS encoding carboxypeptidase-like regulatory domain-containing protein produces MAPAVRVSSRVLLFTAVVAFGIHRVAAESGGIEVRVFDASGRNPVAGASVILSSALGMVRTTTVATSAKGVAFFPVLRPGGGYVVEVAAPGFARVRVVDVRVRIQEIARVPIRLVPEIHESVKVVERRAAVDLDKTSRATTFDDSFIQDLPSQGRFYQGRSRWPRGSWTRMGTGTRTFTGRGRRTSRRRWAG; encoded by the coding sequence ATGGCGCCGGCGGTCCGGGTCTCATCGAGAGTGCTGCTCTTCACCGCGGTGGTCGCCTTCGGGATCCATCGTGTTGCCGCGGAGAGCGGTGGGATCGAGGTCCGGGTCTTCGACGCCTCAGGGCGCAACCCCGTCGCCGGCGCGTCCGTGATCCTCTCCAGCGCTCTCGGCATGGTCAGGACCACCACGGTCGCGACGAGCGCGAAGGGGGTGGCGTTCTTCCCGGTCCTGCGCCCGGGAGGCGGGTACGTCGTCGAGGTCGCCGCGCCCGGCTTTGCCCGGGTCAGGGTCGTGGACGTCCGCGTGAGGATCCAGGAGATCGCCAGGGTTCCGATCCGCCTCGTTCCGGAGATCCACGAGAGCGTCAAGGTCGTCGAGCGGCGCGCCGCAGTCGACCTCGACAAGACCTCCCGCGCCACGACGTTCGACGACTCCTTCATCCAGGACCTGCCGTCCCAGGGGCGGTTCTACCAGGGGCGCTCACGCTGGCCCCGGGGGTCGTGGACCCGGATGGGGACGGGAACCCGAACGTTCACGGGGCGAGGGCGGCGGACTTCCAGACGCAGGTGGGCGGGGTGA
- a CDS encoding type II toxin-antitoxin system HicB family antitoxin: MRFPGRIKRDGRFWLVEIPAFDAVTQGRTKREALAMAEDLVETMAGVRGFRAAVYPTGGETFEIGGNRLGVLLALLLRRQRERQGLTLAEAAERLGQRSKNAYARYEQGRAMPTVEKVERLLKAIAPDQRIVWHIAA; the protein is encoded by the coding sequence ATGAGGTTCCCAGGGCGGATCAAGAGGGACGGCAGGTTCTGGCTGGTGGAGATCCCGGCGTTCGATGCGGTCACACAGGGACGCACGAAGCGCGAGGCGCTCGCGATGGCAGAGGATCTAGTCGAGACGATGGCAGGAGTGAGGGGCTTTCGAGCCGCTGTCTATCCGACTGGCGGGGAGACGTTCGAAATCGGCGGTAATCGCTTGGGGGTCTTGTTGGCGCTCCTGTTGCGCCGGCAGCGGGAACGACAGGGCCTGACGCTGGCCGAGGCCGCCGAGAGGCTAGGGCAACGCTCCAAGAACGCATACGCACGATACGAGCAGGGACGGGCGATGCCGACCGTCGAGAAGGTAGAGCGGCTCCTCAAGGCGATCGCACCCGATCAAAGGATCGTGTGGCACATCGCCGCGTGA
- a CDS encoding zinc ribbon domain-containing protein, translating to MPIYEYVCLNCKKKFSETKPISAYDPKRVKCPKCKSRSVERRWSTFSLTTSRKS from the coding sequence ATGCCCATCTACGAGTACGTGTGCCTGAACTGCAAGAAGAAGTTCAGCGAGACGAAGCCGATTTCGGCGTACGATCCAAAGCGGGTCAAGTGCCCGAAGTGCAAGAGCCGGAGCGTTGAGCGGCGCTGGAGCACGTTCAGCCTTACGACATCGAGGAAGAGCTAG
- a CDS encoding BrnA antitoxin family protein: MKARDFDKKFDAGEDITRHLDLSNTRHPGHEQRRVNVDFPVWMVESLDREASRLGVPRQSLIKMLIARHLEGIRPA, encoded by the coding sequence ATGAAAGCGCGAGATTTTGACAAGAAGTTCGATGCGGGCGAGGACATCACCCGTCACTTGGACCTTTCGAACACTCGTCACCCCGGTCACGAGCAGCGACGCGTCAATGTCGATTTCCCGGTTTGGATGGTCGAGTCGCTGGATCGTGAGGCCTCGAGACTGGGCGTTCCTCGACAGTCGCTGATCAAGATGCTGATCGCACGGCACCTCGAGGGTATTCGTCCCGCGTGA
- a CDS encoding efflux RND transporter periplasmic adaptor subunit → MRARILRVPRQARLAAVAVVVAGAGWWALSGRRPSEDADWVRVARDDLVLGVDVTGFLKAVDSTVVSPPAVRETWNYKISMLAPEGAQVKKGEPVVGFDTSDLDRKLEQKIAEAASAAKQMEKKQVDVTLRRREDDLRLAEAEARERKAALKVDRPAELAAAAELRQARLDLGLARDEIAYLKGRLESARAADEAELTSLRNQRDRAEERVKEIRESIGRMTVGAPRDGTVIYVTDWRETKKKVGDSVWRAERLMEIPDLRHMIAKGEVDEVDAGKIAVGQKVTLRLDAHPDVEFGGRVSSIWKTVQRQSYQNPLKVVRLDIVLDRSDTVRMRPGMRFRGTIETARIERPLLIPTEAVFPTPDGPVAWRRTLLGYEAARLEVGRRNDKVVEVLGGLSEGDEVARRGLGTRRAPA, encoded by the coding sequence GCGGCCGTCCGAGGACGCGGACTGGGTGCGCGTCGCGCGGGACGACCTGGTGCTCGGCGTCGACGTGACCGGCTTCCTCAAGGCCGTGGATTCCACCGTGGTCAGTCCCCCGGCCGTCCGCGAGACCTGGAACTACAAGATCTCGATGCTCGCCCCCGAGGGAGCGCAGGTGAAGAAGGGGGAGCCGGTCGTCGGCTTCGACACGTCCGATCTGGACCGGAAGCTCGAGCAGAAGATCGCCGAGGCCGCCTCCGCCGCCAAGCAGATGGAGAAGAAGCAGGTGGACGTCACGCTCCGCCGGCGCGAGGACGATCTCAGGCTCGCCGAAGCGGAGGCGCGGGAGCGCAAGGCGGCGCTCAAGGTGGACCGGCCGGCCGAGCTGGCCGCGGCCGCCGAGCTTCGGCAGGCCCGCCTCGACCTCGGCCTCGCCCGCGACGAGATCGCCTACCTCAAGGGGCGGTTGGAGTCCGCGAGAGCCGCGGACGAGGCGGAGCTGACGTCGCTCCGGAACCAGCGCGACCGGGCCGAGGAGCGGGTCAAGGAGATCCGGGAGTCCATCGGCCGCATGACCGTGGGCGCTCCGCGCGACGGCACGGTGATCTACGTCACCGACTGGCGGGAAACGAAGAAGAAGGTCGGGGACAGCGTGTGGCGCGCCGAGAGGCTCATGGAGATCCCGGACCTGAGGCACATGATCGCCAAGGGCGAGGTGGACGAGGTCGACGCCGGGAAGATCGCCGTCGGGCAGAAGGTCACGCTGCGGCTCGACGCCCACCCCGACGTGGAATTCGGCGGGCGGGTTTCGTCGATCTGGAAGACGGTCCAGCGCCAGTCCTACCAGAACCCTCTCAAGGTGGTCCGGCTCGACATCGTGCTCGATCGGTCCGACACGGTTCGGATGCGGCCGGGCATGCGGTTCCGCGGGACCATCGAGACGGCGCGGATCGAGCGACCCCTCCTGATTCCCACCGAGGCGGTGTTCCCCACGCCGGACGGCCCCGTCGCCTGGCGGCGGACCCTCCTGGGTTACGAAGCCGCGCGGCTCGAGGTCGGACGGCGGAACGACAAGGTGGTGGAGGTTCTCGGGGGGCTCTCCGAGGGGGATGAGGTCGCGCGGCGGGGCCTCGGGACGAGGAGGGCCCCCGCATGA
- a CDS encoding type II toxin-antitoxin system HicA family toxin codes for MKRRELERRLRDLGWTLQRHGGKHDVWVSANGSFTEYVPRHPEINERLAQVVLRRAKERQ; via the coding sequence ATGAAGCGCAGGGAGCTGGAGCGTCGGCTCCGCGATCTGGGTTGGACGCTGCAGCGCCACGGAGGCAAGCACGACGTGTGGGTCAGCGCCAACGGTTCATTCACGGAGTACGTGCCCAGGCACCCAGAGATCAACGAAAGGTTGGCGCAAGTCGTCCTGAGGCGTGCGAAGGAGAGGCAATGA
- a CDS encoding HlyD family efflux transporter periplasmic adaptor subunit, with protein MSRLKVVGSVAAGALGLAALAGLPYVRGLGRSTDVPVATARRGDIARHVQAEGNLKAVKATVLTAPIDGANSLKIAWLAPDGSRVRTDDVVIRFDSTDAEKSLVDGEGERQTADNRIAGKRAEGEGTLRNLDRDAGMAGLDLRYAREFQSKDPEIFSRTEIIESQLDESLATRRKENAEAVRGIRDKLTRVDLDLLGIERHKADLKIEQAKKGLTSLEVRAPHDGILVFTEEGNGIPKVGDTVWRGQPLAEIPRMDAMEAEVYVLEADAGGLAVGLPAEVTIESRADRSFKAKVAKVDTLAKPRVSGVPVQYFGVTLELERTDPMIMKPGQRVRAMLALDARKGAISVPREAVLEKGGKKLVYRRSGFGFEPVEVALGPAALGRVVIEKGLGEGDVVALRDPTRPAGETVPERGAREASAAPSAGGPR; from the coding sequence ATGAGCCGCCTCAAGGTGGTCGGGTCGGTCGCCGCTGGAGCTCTTGGCCTGGCGGCGCTCGCGGGGCTCCCGTACGTGCGCGGGCTCGGGCGCTCGACGGACGTGCCGGTCGCCACGGCGCGGCGGGGCGACATCGCCCGGCACGTCCAGGCCGAGGGGAACCTCAAGGCCGTGAAGGCCACGGTCCTCACCGCGCCCATCGACGGCGCGAACTCGCTGAAGATCGCCTGGCTCGCTCCGGACGGCAGCCGCGTCAGGACCGACGACGTCGTGATCCGCTTCGATTCCACCGACGCCGAGAAGAGCTTGGTGGACGGGGAAGGCGAGCGGCAGACCGCCGACAACCGGATCGCCGGCAAGCGCGCCGAGGGGGAGGGGACCCTCAGGAACCTCGATCGTGACGCCGGGATGGCGGGGCTCGACCTGAGATACGCCCGCGAGTTCCAGAGCAAGGATCCGGAGATCTTCTCGAGGACCGAGATCATCGAGTCGCAGCTCGACGAGTCATTGGCGACCCGGCGGAAGGAGAACGCCGAGGCGGTCCGCGGGATAAGGGACAAGCTGACGAGGGTGGATCTGGACCTCCTGGGGATCGAGCGGCACAAGGCCGACCTGAAGATCGAGCAGGCGAAGAAGGGGCTCACGTCGCTCGAGGTGCGCGCGCCCCACGACGGCATCCTGGTGTTCACCGAGGAGGGGAACGGGATCCCGAAGGTCGGCGACACCGTCTGGAGAGGGCAGCCGCTCGCCGAGATCCCGAGGATGGACGCCATGGAAGCGGAGGTGTACGTCCTCGAGGCGGACGCCGGAGGGCTCGCCGTGGGTCTCCCCGCCGAGGTGACGATCGAGTCGCGGGCGGACCGCAGCTTCAAGGCGAAGGTCGCCAAGGTGGACACGCTGGCGAAGCCGAGGGTGAGCGGCGTCCCGGTCCAGTACTTCGGCGTGACCCTCGAGCTCGAGCGGACCGATCCTATGATCATGAAGCCCGGCCAGCGGGTGCGGGCGATGCTGGCGCTCGACGCGCGAAAGGGGGCGATCTCGGTCCCCCGCGAGGCGGTCCTCGAGAAGGGCGGAAAGAAGCTCGTCTACCGGAGGAGCGGCTTCGGGTTCGAGCCGGTCGAGGTCGCGCTCGGCCCGGCGGCGCTCGGACGGGTCGTGATCGAGAAGGGACTCGGCGAGGGGGACGTGGTGGCGCTCCGGGACCCGACGCGCCCGGCGGGCGAGACCGTCCCCGAGAGGGGCGCGCGCGAGGCCTCCGCGGCTCCGAGCGCGGGAGGCCCCCGTTGA
- a CDS encoding TonB-dependent receptor, which produces MAPNSWSVSKVTLIAAVIALSVRSAAAESGGIEVRVFDASGRSPVAGVSVGLSNALGLVAAATVPTGADGVAFFPVLRPGGGYVVEVSTPGFARVRILDVRVRIEEVTRIPIRLVPEIRESVKVVERRAGVDLDRTSKTTTFDDTFIQDLPSQGRFYQGLLSLAPGVVDPKGDGNPNVHGARAVDFQTQVGGVSNQDPLTGGWMSYLNPDAIEELEVIGAGAGVEFGRAQGGFAQVIQKQGSNEFEGLTNLLWQSSLMDGRAAAGTPGTRVPRYDWIQPAVQLSGAIVRDRLWYRLSHEFISRQEPVTALDGTILATRRQGIHADQITWQASPRNKLALEIREDPLTLTYVGASALSASDTTMRYESGGPTFALTWTAPVSPAILVDTVASYQRGHQNLLPMVSGARNTCTEGFVNRFTGEPLLPALDTVQCTNTDTGVTTGSYSSTWRDERQRLTLKSQASIFGGRLFGMTHQLKVGANIENERYFRRLERRPDMTLTIKEVPIVGSDGRTHRALFASLALEVASPPSTRSTATDVSYGFFLEDQAKPLPNLSVTAGLRVDREEMRGSGFRPFDPAAESRDFLGRMSAGSADGGYSEAASSFTGYGGLEDLVRGMADATQISESFLWSRISPGLIVSQSWAKQRAPADIDIANTNLSPRLSVAWDPGGKGKSKIAVTAGRYYGTLLLAVPLVEEEPVTTTMGLQATRVPPSEIWTDLHFSTGIDPAVSARVIDHRLKTPYQDELTVSLEREIARETTARVAFISRRFWDQLQDVDLNHHAGDFGHCVYSSGEDQPWIVAPPDGVPDDCDGIIVLSSSRFFGQVVQRHQSDGYLDSYVYNPGWGAIYQVGNDNTARYKGIVLEVTRRQYRNWQMQASYTWSRAVGDAEEFNSYLGDDPANREAERGYLSYDQRHVVKVNATTITPWGFRFGASANWMSGLPYSILQVGPSLDSVPSVYPSIIGGGMRNRTRYATGRRNDQRNRPSLTLNVKLDKEFNLSRGQNLQISLDVFNLLDDRNYRIYNPQLGYGRQLNERNDATVTPGRQYQVGLRLAF; this is translated from the coding sequence GTGGCGCCGAATTCCTGGAGCGTTTCCAAAGTAACGCTGATCGCCGCCGTGATCGCCCTCTCGGTGCGCTCCGCCGCCGCGGAGAGCGGGGGGATCGAGGTCCGGGTCTTCGACGCCTCGGGGCGAAGCCCGGTGGCCGGCGTCTCCGTCGGCCTCTCGAACGCCCTCGGCCTGGTCGCGGCCGCGACGGTTCCGACGGGCGCCGACGGGGTGGCGTTCTTCCCGGTCCTGCGTCCGGGCGGCGGGTACGTCGTCGAGGTCTCGACTCCCGGCTTCGCTCGCGTGAGGATCCTGGACGTCCGGGTGAGGATAGAGGAGGTCACCCGGATCCCGATCCGGCTGGTCCCGGAGATCCGGGAGAGCGTGAAGGTGGTGGAGCGACGGGCGGGCGTCGATCTCGACAGGACCTCGAAGACCACGACGTTCGACGACACCTTCATCCAGGACCTGCCGTCGCAGGGGCGGTTCTATCAAGGACTGCTCAGCCTGGCCCCGGGCGTGGTCGACCCGAAAGGAGATGGGAACCCGAACGTCCACGGGGCGAGGGCGGTGGATTTCCAGACGCAGGTGGGGGGGGTGAGCAATCAGGACCCGCTGACCGGCGGCTGGATGAGCTACCTGAACCCCGACGCGATCGAGGAGCTGGAGGTGATCGGCGCGGGGGCCGGAGTCGAGTTCGGGCGAGCCCAGGGGGGATTCGCGCAGGTCATCCAGAAGCAGGGGTCGAACGAGTTCGAGGGACTGACGAACCTCCTGTGGCAGTCGAGTCTCATGGACGGACGCGCGGCCGCCGGGACTCCGGGGACCCGGGTCCCCAGGTACGATTGGATCCAGCCTGCCGTGCAGCTCTCCGGCGCGATCGTCAGGGACCGTCTTTGGTACCGGCTCTCCCACGAGTTCATCTCGCGGCAGGAGCCGGTGACGGCGCTCGACGGGACGATCCTCGCCACGCGGCGGCAGGGGATTCACGCCGACCAGATCACCTGGCAGGCTTCCCCCAGGAACAAGCTGGCCCTCGAGATCCGCGAGGATCCGCTGACGCTGACGTACGTGGGAGCCAGCGCCCTGTCCGCGTCCGACACCACGATGCGGTACGAGAGCGGCGGTCCCACGTTCGCCCTCACCTGGACCGCGCCGGTGTCGCCCGCGATCCTGGTGGACACGGTCGCGTCCTACCAGCGGGGACACCAGAACCTCCTCCCGATGGTGAGCGGCGCCCGAAACACCTGCACCGAAGGGTTCGTGAACCGCTTCACGGGAGAGCCCCTCCTCCCGGCCCTCGACACCGTCCAGTGCACGAACACGGACACGGGCGTGACCACGGGCTCGTACTCGTCGACGTGGAGGGACGAGCGGCAACGGCTCACGCTCAAGAGCCAGGCGTCGATCTTCGGGGGCCGCCTCTTCGGCATGACGCACCAGCTCAAGGTGGGGGCCAACATCGAGAACGAGAGGTACTTCAGGCGCCTCGAGAGGCGCCCGGACATGACCCTCACGATCAAGGAGGTGCCGATCGTCGGGTCCGACGGCAGGACGCACCGCGCCCTGTTCGCTTCCCTCGCCCTCGAGGTCGCGTCCCCTCCCTCGACGCGCTCGACGGCGACCGACGTGAGCTACGGGTTCTTCCTGGAGGACCAGGCGAAGCCGCTGCCGAACCTCAGCGTGACCGCCGGGCTGAGGGTCGACCGCGAAGAGATGAGGGGCTCCGGCTTCCGTCCGTTCGACCCCGCGGCGGAGTCCCGGGACTTCCTGGGCCGCATGAGCGCCGGCTCCGCCGACGGAGGGTATTCCGAGGCCGCGTCGTCGTTCACGGGGTACGGGGGACTCGAGGATCTCGTGAGGGGCATGGCGGACGCGACCCAGATCTCCGAGTCGTTCCTGTGGAGCCGCATCAGCCCGGGGCTCATCGTGAGCCAGAGCTGGGCCAAGCAGCGCGCACCCGCCGACATCGACATCGCGAACACGAACCTCTCACCGCGGCTGTCCGTCGCATGGGATCCCGGCGGGAAGGGGAAATCGAAGATCGCGGTCACCGCGGGCCGGTACTACGGGACCCTCCTCCTGGCGGTGCCGCTGGTCGAGGAAGAGCCGGTGACCACCACCATGGGCCTCCAGGCGACCAGGGTCCCTCCCAGCGAGATCTGGACTGACCTGCATTTCTCCACGGGAATCGACCCGGCCGTCAGCGCTCGCGTGATCGACCATCGGCTCAAGACCCCGTACCAGGACGAGCTGACGGTCTCGCTGGAGCGGGAGATCGCCAGGGAGACCACCGCGCGGGTGGCCTTCATCTCGCGCCGTTTCTGGGACCAGCTGCAGGACGTGGATCTCAACCACCATGCGGGCGACTTCGGCCATTGCGTCTACTCCTCGGGAGAAGACCAGCCCTGGATCGTCGCCCCGCCCGACGGTGTCCCGGACGACTGCGACGGGATCATCGTCCTGTCGTCGTCGAGGTTCTTCGGGCAGGTGGTGCAGCGCCATCAGAGCGACGGCTACCTCGACTCGTACGTCTACAACCCGGGCTGGGGGGCGATCTACCAGGTGGGGAACGACAACACCGCGCGGTACAAGGGGATCGTCCTCGAGGTGACGCGAAGGCAGTACCGGAACTGGCAGATGCAGGCGTCGTACACCTGGTCGCGCGCCGTGGGCGACGCGGAAGAGTTCAACTCGTACCTCGGCGACGATCCGGCGAATCGCGAGGCGGAGCGAGGGTACCTGTCCTACGATCAGCGGCACGTCGTGAAGGTCAATGCGACGACGATCACGCCCTGGGGCTTCCGGTTCGGCGCCTCGGCCAACTGGATGTCGGGGCTCCCCTACTCCATCCTGCAGGTCGGGCCCTCCCTGGACAGCGTTCCCTCCGTGTACCCGTCGATCATCGGCGGCGGGATGCGGAACCGGACCCGTTATGCGACTGGCCGGAGGAACGACCAGCGGAACCGGCCGTCGCTCACGTTGAACGTGAAGCTCGACAAGGAATTCAACCTGAGCCGCGGGCAGAACCTCCAGATCTCGCTGGACGTGTTCAATCTGCTCGACGACCGGAACTACCGGATCTACAACCCGCAGTTGGGCTACGGCCGGCAGCTGAACGAGCGCAACGACGCGACGGTCACCCCGGGCCGGCAGTACCAGGTCGGCCTGCGGCTGGCCTTCTAG
- a CDS encoding energy transducer TonB produces the protein MRYRSFAVLLVGTMLVSVQTRAACPDCETARTLLHAGKAEQALKLMKKAVSADKSDVEPRGLLAMAYLGVSKRPAAADALKEFLERSPGPSAIAEVAAALHEAPGEEPAPRVRFETPDGADPPRLVYFTRATPPETMREAGVQGDVPLVAIVGVNGKATAIELVADSAMRSYLMESDLYDSATNCLRRWQFIPALRDGVPVPAKLQVAISFRLLR, from the coding sequence ATGCGCTACAGGTCGTTCGCGGTCCTGCTCGTCGGAACGATGCTCGTCTCGGTCCAGACGAGGGCTGCTTGCCCCGACTGCGAAACTGCTCGCACGCTATTGCACGCGGGCAAGGCGGAGCAGGCGCTCAAGCTCATGAAGAAGGCGGTCTCGGCCGACAAGTCGGATGTCGAGCCCCGGGGCCTTCTCGCGATGGCCTACCTAGGCGTGAGCAAGAGGCCGGCCGCGGCCGATGCGCTCAAGGAGTTCTTGGAGCGGAGTCCCGGCCCGTCAGCGATCGCCGAAGTCGCGGCCGCGCTCCACGAGGCACCTGGAGAAGAACCTGCGCCGAGAGTCCGGTTTGAGACTCCGGACGGCGCGGATCCCCCCCGTCTTGTCTACTTCACGCGTGCCACGCCCCCGGAGACGATGCGCGAGGCGGGCGTCCAGGGTGACGTGCCACTTGTGGCGATTGTTGGCGTGAACGGGAAGGCGACTGCCATCGAGCTTGTCGCCGACAGCGCGATGCGTTCCTACCTCATGGAGTCCGACCTCTACGACTCCGCCACGAACTGCCTTCGTCGGTGGCAGTTCATTCCGGCTCTCCGTGACGGGGTGCCCGTTCCAGCTAAGTTGCAGGTGGCAATATCGTTCCGCCTTCTGCGCTGA